A window of the Mucilaginibacter sp. cycad4 genome harbors these coding sequences:
- the chrA gene encoding chromate efflux transporter: MRKRQLLFLRDVLIYTFTAFGGPQAHIAVLLREFVEKRRYITEDELMELNALSQVLPGPSSTQTLVGIAWKVGGLRLAIITFLIWILPSATIMCMAAISYNMVANKAKFAHVITYVQPIAVGIVAYATYTFANKFLKTRISTMLAIGSLIVTLILQNAYAFPILILLGGIISSAMETQQQENELRVKLYSNVNPNKVAYFIGILLFFAALGSVVNQTSPFSLPIRLFENFYRNGILIFGGGQVLVPLMYTEFVEVKHYLGRSEFLSGYALQQALPGPTFSFTSFLGGITLGNKGYSIWGQVIGSLVAVIGINTPGLILILFIVPFWEDLKKITRIKNSLSGINAVAVGFMATALILLVRPFGLNWTAYALMIGTFLVLHFTKIKTPIVIIIGVVLGIVF; the protein is encoded by the coding sequence ATGAGAAAACGGCAGCTTTTATTCCTTCGGGATGTGCTGATTTATACTTTTACAGCTTTTGGAGGCCCACAGGCGCACATCGCGGTTTTACTGCGCGAGTTTGTTGAGAAGCGGAGATATATTACTGAAGATGAGCTGATGGAGCTCAACGCCTTATCGCAGGTGTTGCCCGGTCCTTCGTCAACCCAAACACTGGTTGGGATAGCCTGGAAAGTGGGCGGGCTCAGACTGGCTATTATTACATTTTTAATTTGGATCCTGCCTTCGGCCACTATTATGTGTATGGCGGCTATCAGCTACAATATGGTTGCCAATAAGGCAAAATTTGCACATGTAATCACTTATGTACAACCTATAGCGGTTGGTATAGTTGCTTACGCCACTTACACGTTTGCCAATAAATTTTTGAAAACCAGGATCAGCACCATGTTGGCTATTGGGTCGCTGATTGTGACACTCATCCTTCAAAATGCATATGCCTTCCCTATACTGATATTGCTTGGCGGCATTATATCATCGGCCATGGAAACCCAGCAGCAGGAAAACGAGTTGAGGGTAAAACTGTATTCAAATGTAAACCCTAATAAGGTAGCTTATTTTATTGGTATCCTGCTATTCTTTGCGGCTTTGGGTTCGGTAGTAAATCAAACGTCGCCATTCAGCTTGCCAATCCGTTTGTTTGAAAACTTTTACCGTAATGGCATCCTCATTTTTGGAGGAGGACAGGTACTTGTGCCGCTCATGTATACCGAATTTGTTGAGGTTAAGCACTATTTAGGCCGATCGGAGTTTTTATCAGGTTATGCCTTACAGCAGGCTTTGCCCGGACCTACATTTTCATTTACATCGTTTTTGGGTGGGATTACACTTGGTAACAAAGGTTACAGCATTTGGGGGCAGGTAATTGGTAGCCTGGTTGCTGTTATCGGCATCAATACGCCGGGCCTTATCCTGATCCTTTTTATAGTGCCGTTTTGGGAAGATCTGAAGAAGATAACGCGTATAAAAAACTCCCTCAGTGGTATCAATGCCGTAGCCGTAGGCTTTATGGCAACAGCGTTAATTTTACTGGTAAGGCCTTTTGGTTTAAACTGGACAGCCTATGCATTGATGATTGGTACGTTCCTGGTGTTGCATTTTACCAAAATAAAAACACCGATAGTGATTATTATCGGTGTGGTTTTGGGAATAGTATTTTAA
- a CDS encoding bifunctional nuclease family protein: MKKIKLDIVGLSYSQTQSGAYALVLGEVSGRRRLPIIIGSFEAQAIAIEIEKMTPSRPLTHDLFKSFAQAYQIEVQEVIIYNLVDGIFYAKLVCSDGKRSVEIDARTSDAIAVAVRFDCPIFTYEFILSTAGIVIEGNDFVYLENINETPEEKSVSASVSGYASISTEELKTKLQEALAEESYEKAAKIRDELNKRKAS, from the coding sequence ATGAAAAAAATAAAGCTTGATATTGTCGGCTTATCATACAGTCAAACCCAATCGGGCGCCTATGCACTTGTTTTGGGCGAAGTAAGTGGCCGCCGCCGTTTGCCTATCATCATCGGGAGCTTTGAAGCCCAGGCTATAGCTATCGAAATAGAAAAGATGACCCCGAGCCGCCCGCTTACACACGACCTGTTCAAGAGCTTTGCCCAGGCTTACCAGATTGAAGTTCAGGAAGTGATCATTTATAATTTAGTTGATGGGATATTTTATGCCAAGCTGGTTTGCAGCGATGGAAAACGCTCTGTGGAGATAGATGCCCGCACTTCTGACGCTATTGCCGTGGCTGTACGCTTTGACTGCCCTATCTTTACTTATGAATTCATCCTTTCAACTGCAGGCATTGTTATAGAAGGTAACGATTTTGTTTATCTGGAAAATATCAACGAAACACCTGAAGAAAAATCGGTAAGCGCATCAGTAAGCGGTTACGCTTCTATCAGTACCGAGGAGTTAAAAACCAAGCTCCAGGAAGCCCTGGCTGAAGAGTCATACGAAAAAGCGGCAAAGATTCGCGATGAGCTGAACAAACGTAAAGCATCCTGA
- a CDS encoding tetratricopeptide repeat protein, protein MELSRLNKLLEFIKNEPDDEFLKYALATEYLRLNETDKALAYYEDLVNNHPGYVGTYYHLGKLYEALNRKDDAIKTYENGMKVTKEKRDNHAFSELQAVYRQATGFEEDDDDY, encoded by the coding sequence ATGGAGTTAAGCAGATTGAATAAGCTGTTGGAATTTATAAAAAATGAACCGGATGATGAATTTCTGAAATATGCCCTGGCAACTGAATATCTGCGTCTGAATGAGACAGATAAAGCCCTTGCCTATTATGAAGATTTAGTGAATAATCACCCGGGCTACGTTGGTACCTATTATCATTTAGGTAAGCTTTATGAAGCATTGAACCGTAAAGATGATGCCATTAAAACCTACGAAAATGGTATGAAAGTGACCAAAGAAAAGCGCGATAACCATGCTTTTTCTGAATTGCAGGCAGTATACAGGCAGGCAACGGGCTTTGAAGAAGACGATGATGACTATTAG
- a CDS encoding electron transfer flavoprotein subunit beta/FixA family protein → MKILVCVSNVPDTTTKITFTDNNTQFNTNGVQFILNPYDEIALARAIELTDGGKGTVTVINVGEANTEATIRKALAIGATDAVRINAKPHDAWYVAYQIAQYVKSNPFDLILTGRESIDYNGSKVAGMLGELLDLPSVSIIKKLDAADTEATVEREIEGGKEVLTIPYPFVAGTAEGVAEPKIPNMRGIMSARTKPLTVVEPVEVKTFSEIISYETPAPRGQVKLIPADDTAKLVELLHTEARVI, encoded by the coding sequence ATGAAGATTCTGGTATGTGTAAGTAATGTTCCTGATACCACCACAAAAATAACTTTTACTGATAATAACACGCAATTTAATACAAACGGGGTTCAGTTTATACTTAACCCTTATGATGAAATTGCACTCGCGCGCGCCATTGAACTAACCGATGGCGGTAAAGGTACAGTAACTGTAATAAATGTTGGGGAGGCAAATACAGAAGCCACTATACGTAAAGCCCTGGCCATTGGCGCTACCGATGCGGTACGAATAAACGCTAAACCGCACGATGCCTGGTATGTAGCGTATCAGATTGCGCAATATGTAAAATCAAATCCTTTTGATCTAATCCTGACCGGTCGTGAATCTATTGATTATAACGGGTCGAAAGTTGCGGGTATGCTGGGCGAATTGCTTGATTTGCCATCGGTATCTATTATCAAAAAATTAGATGCCGCAGACACGGAGGCAACTGTTGAACGCGAGATTGAGGGCGGTAAAGAAGTTTTAACTATCCCCTATCCTTTTGTAGCCGGTACTGCCGAGGGCGTGGCCGAACCAAAAATACCTAATATGCGCGGCATTATGTCGGCCCGGACCAAGCCACTTACAGTTGTGGAGCCGGTTGAGGTAAAAACATTTTCGGAGATCATTAGTTATGAAACACCTGCCCCGCGCGGCCAGGTGAAGCTTATACCTGCCGATGATACTGCTAAACTGGTTGAGCTGCTGCATACCGAAGCGCGTGTTATATAA
- a CDS encoding nucleoside permease: MNIKFRLILMNFMQFFIWGAWLLTIGAYWFQDKHWSGAQFGAIFSTMGISAIFMPALTGIIADRFINAEKLYGIMHILGAASLFTLPLITSPSAFFWVMLINMIFYMPTLSLSITVAYSALKSNNKDVVKDYPPIRIWGTIGFIAALWTVSLTHNETSPNQFYIASAVALALGIYSFSLPKCPPLSAKTTNKSFVDSLGLNAFKLFKDPKFAIFFAFSMLLGAALQLTNAYGDTFIQDFKNIAIYKDSVGVKYPAIIMSISQFSETFFILLIPFFLRKFGIKYVMLFSMLAWVLRFGLFAFGDPAGGLWMIVLSCIVYGMAFDFFNISGSLFVETQATPDIRASAQGLFMMMVNGFGAFFGSIASGLIIDKFFLLPGGAKDWHGIWLTFAGYALVIAIIFPFVFRYKHNKALVEAIQHA; encoded by the coding sequence ATGAATATTAAGTTCCGCTTAATACTGATGAATTTTATGCAATTTTTTATATGGGGAGCCTGGTTGCTTACCATTGGTGCATACTGGTTTCAGGATAAACATTGGTCGGGCGCACAATTTGGAGCTATCTTCAGTACTATGGGCATTTCGGCTATATTCATGCCTGCCCTTACCGGTATCATAGCGGATAGATTTATCAATGCCGAAAAGTTATACGGTATCATGCACATTTTAGGTGCGGCATCCTTATTTACCCTGCCTTTAATTACCAGTCCTTCCGCCTTTTTCTGGGTAATGCTGATCAACATGATCTTTTATATGCCAACCCTTTCACTATCAATAACAGTGGCATATTCGGCATTGAAAAGTAATAACAAAGATGTAGTTAAAGATTACCCCCCTATCAGGATTTGGGGAACTATCGGATTTATAGCCGCGTTATGGACAGTGAGTCTCACACATAACGAAACCTCTCCTAACCAGTTTTATATAGCATCGGCCGTAGCCCTTGCCCTTGGTATTTATTCTTTTAGTCTTCCAAAATGCCCCCCGCTTTCCGCAAAAACAACCAACAAATCATTTGTTGACTCGTTAGGATTGAATGCTTTCAAATTATTTAAAGACCCGAAGTTTGCTATTTTCTTCGCTTTCTCCATGCTTTTGGGAGCAGCCTTACAACTTACCAATGCTTATGGTGATACCTTTATACAGGACTTTAAAAATATAGCCATCTACAAAGATTCGGTCGGCGTAAAATACCCGGCTATTATCATGTCTATCTCCCAGTTTTCTGAAACCTTTTTCATTTTACTGATCCCATTCTTTCTGCGCAAATTTGGTATCAAATATGTGATGCTGTTCAGCATGCTGGCCTGGGTATTAAGGTTTGGCCTTTTTGCCTTCGGCGATCCGGCCGGTGGTTTATGGATGATCGTATTGTCATGTATTGTTTATGGCATGGCTTTCGATTTCTTCAATATATCTGGTTCACTGTTTGTTGAAACACAGGCCACCCCGGATATCAGAGCAAGCGCGCAAGGCTTGTTTATGATGATGGTAAATGGTTTCGGCGCTTTTTTCGGAAGCATAGCAAGCGGTTTGATCATCGATAAATTTTTTCTACTGCCGGGCGGCGCTAAAGATTGGCATGGCATCTGGCTCACATTTGCGGGCTATGCCCTGGTAATCGCTATTATCTTCCCGTTCGTGTTTAGGTATAAACATAATAAGGCGCTTGTTGAAGCGATACAACATGCGTAA
- the dnaB gene encoding replicative DNA helicase produces MSFENNNQYNKPNTFERRSRITNPTPFIAGGKLQPQATDLEEAVLGALMLEKDALSSVIDVLKPEVFYQTNHQKIFSAIKLLFEKTQPVDILTVTAELRRLGELEMVGGAYYITELTSRVASAANIEFHSRIIIQKFIQRELIRISTEVINSAYEDTSDVFDLLDMAEKNLFEIAQSNLRRDARNMDDLVHEALRDIEALKDKKDGLTGVASGFTNLDRMTSGWQKSDLVIIAARPAMGKTAFVLSCARNAAVDFDKPVVVFSLEMSSVQLVNRLIAGEAEIEQEKIRKGTLEEWEWQQVHSKIGRLEKATFIIDDTPALNIFEFRAKCRRLKSQYDIQLIIIDYLQLMHGKAEGKGGGGNREQEISSISRALKSVAKELSVPVIALSQLSRAVESRPGNSKRPMLSDLRESGAIEQDADMVLFLYRPEYYGLTEDEDGNPTQGVGEVIIAKHRNGETGTVRLKFVGKYVKFTNLEEGMDGFPPPAGNAFAGLAPSQDFEKQSNFIIRPSRMDDIDDEPPF; encoded by the coding sequence ATGAGTTTCGAGAATAACAACCAGTATAACAAGCCGAACACTTTTGAACGCCGTAGCCGGATCACCAATCCAACTCCTTTCATTGCAGGTGGCAAATTGCAGCCGCAGGCCACGGATTTGGAGGAGGCCGTTTTAGGCGCGCTTATGCTGGAGAAAGATGCACTTTCGTCAGTTATTGATGTTTTAAAACCCGAAGTTTTTTATCAAACTAATCACCAAAAGATCTTTTCCGCAATAAAGCTCCTGTTCGAAAAAACACAGCCCGTAGATATCCTTACCGTGACTGCCGAATTGCGCAGGCTGGGCGAGCTTGAAATGGTTGGCGGCGCCTATTATATCACTGAACTTACCAGCCGTGTTGCTTCGGCTGCCAATATCGAATTCCACTCACGTATTATCATTCAGAAATTTATCCAGCGTGAGCTGATCCGCATTTCTACAGAAGTGATCAACAGCGCATATGAAGATACCAGCGATGTATTCGATTTGCTGGACATGGCCGAAAAAAACCTGTTTGAGATAGCTCAAAGCAACCTGCGCCGCGATGCCCGTAATATGGACGATCTTGTTCATGAAGCCCTTAGGGATATTGAAGCCCTAAAGGATAAAAAAGACGGCTTAACAGGTGTTGCTTCCGGCTTCACCAACCTTGACCGGATGACCTCGGGCTGGCAAAAATCAGACCTGGTGATCATTGCGGCACGCCCGGCGATGGGTAAAACAGCCTTCGTATTGAGTTGTGCCCGTAACGCCGCGGTTGATTTTGACAAACCGGTTGTAGTGTTTTCACTGGAGATGTCGTCGGTACAGTTAGTTAACCGTTTGATAGCAGGTGAAGCAGAAATTGAGCAGGAAAAAATCCGTAAAGGCACGCTTGAAGAATGGGAATGGCAACAGGTGCACTCCAAAATTGGCAGACTTGAAAAAGCAACGTTCATCATTGACGATACGCCCGCACTAAATATATTTGAATTCAGGGCAAAATGCCGTCGCTTAAAATCGCAATACGATATTCAATTGATCATCATTGACTACTTACAGTTGATGCACGGCAAGGCCGAAGGTAAAGGCGGCGGCGGTAACCGCGAGCAGGAGATTAGCAGTATTTCGCGTGCTTTAAAGTCAGTTGCTAAGGAGCTAAGTGTTCCGGTTATTGCACTTTCGCAGTTAAGCCGTGCGGTTGAGAGCCGGCCGGGCAACTCAAAACGGCCAATGCTTTCAGATTTACGTGAATCGGGCGCTATTGAGCAGGATGCCGACATGGTGCTTTTCCTTTACCGCCCTGAATATTACGGTTTAACTGAAGATGAGGATGGAAACCCCACACAGGGTGTAGGCGAGGTAATTATTGCCAAACACCGTAACGGCGAAACAGGAACAGTACGACTAAAATTTGTGGGCAAATACGTTAAGTTCACTAATCTTGAAGAAGGTATGGATGGCTTCCCTCCTCCTGCAGGTAATGCTTTTGCCGGCCTTGCCCCTTCACAGGATTTTGAAAAGCAAAGCAACTTCATTATCCGCCCTTCAAGAATGGACGACATTGATGATGAACCACCGTTTTAG
- a CDS encoding electron transfer flavoprotein subunit alpha/FixB family protein, with translation MSVLIYAENTGGKFKKSVFEAVSYARAIADQNNTSLTAVSIGNVDAAELASLGKYGANKVLNVSGDKLKDFVNQAYASVIAEAAKKEGSAVVVLSNTFSGRGLAPRVGVKLDAGVADGAVALPVQDGGSFKIKKTAFSGKAFAIVDLTSAIKVIALVPNSYKVVETGGTAQVEDFSVETKASDFKAMIKEIVRSTDKVSLPDAEIVVSGGRGLKGPENWGMIEELAELLGAATACSKPVSDAGWRPHSEHVGQTGIAVSPNLYIAVGISGAIQHLAGVSSSKVIVVINKDPEAPFFKVADYGIVGDAFEVLPKLIAAVKEYKASA, from the coding sequence ATGTCAGTTTTAATATATGCGGAAAATACCGGGGGCAAATTCAAAAAATCGGTTTTTGAAGCCGTTTCTTATGCCCGCGCCATTGCCGATCAAAATAACACTTCCCTTACCGCGGTTTCAATAGGCAATGTTGATGCGGCCGAATTAGCTTCATTGGGTAAATACGGCGCCAATAAAGTGCTTAATGTTTCTGGTGATAAGCTGAAAGACTTTGTAAACCAGGCCTATGCCTCCGTTATAGCCGAAGCCGCAAAAAAGGAGGGTTCGGCTGTTGTGGTTTTATCAAATACCTTCTCGGGTCGTGGCTTGGCGCCAAGAGTTGGTGTAAAACTGGATGCTGGTGTTGCCGATGGAGCAGTAGCGCTCCCTGTTCAGGACGGCGGCTCGTTCAAGATTAAAAAAACAGCATTTTCTGGTAAAGCTTTTGCCATTGTTGACCTTACTTCTGCCATCAAAGTTATCGCGCTTGTACCCAACTCGTACAAAGTTGTGGAAACAGGCGGCACTGCCCAGGTTGAGGATTTCAGCGTTGAAACCAAGGCATCTGACTTTAAGGCTATGATCAAAGAGATCGTTCGTTCAACAGATAAGGTTTCCCTGCCCGACGCAGAAATTGTGGTATCAGGGGGCCGTGGTTTGAAAGGGCCTGAAAACTGGGGTATGATAGAAGAACTGGCTGAGCTTTTAGGTGCTGCCACCGCATGCTCAAAACCTGTATCAGATGCAGGCTGGAGGCCGCATAGCGAACACGTTGGACAAACCGGTATTGCTGTCAGTCCAAATTTGTATATTGCAGTCGGAATTTCAGGTGCTATTCAACACCTGGCCGGGGTAAGTTCATCAAAAGTTATCGTAGTAATAAACAAAGATCCTGAGGCGCCGTTTTTCAAGGTAGCCGATTATGGGATTGTTGGCGATGCCTTTGAGGTGCTTCCTAAATTAATAGCAGCCGTTAAAGAATATAAAGCTTCAGCATAA
- the rlmB gene encoding 23S rRNA (guanosine(2251)-2'-O)-methyltransferase RlmB → MAFNSRPQRESNQMVFGIRAVVEAIRSGKEIEALFIQRGISGGLIQELKELMNEYQITAQQVPVEKLNRITQKNHQGVIAVISPIVYQKIENIIPEVFEKGETPLILVLDSITDVRNMGAIARTAECAGVHAIVIPAKGSAQINPDAIKTSAGALYKIPVCRHDNFMQTVRFLQESGLQLVCCTEKTQENIYAPDYTVPTAIVMGSEEDGIRNEIIRISDHLAKIPMFGEIESLNVSVSTGVILYEAVRQRGVN, encoded by the coding sequence ATGGCATTTAATTCAAGGCCTCAGCGCGAAAGCAATCAAATGGTTTTCGGGATCAGGGCGGTAGTGGAAGCTATTCGTTCAGGTAAGGAAATCGAGGCATTATTTATACAAAGGGGCATAAGCGGCGGCTTGATACAGGAGCTTAAAGAGCTGATGAACGAGTACCAGATAACTGCACAGCAGGTCCCCGTTGAAAAACTAAACCGCATTACCCAGAAAAATCACCAGGGTGTTATAGCCGTAATTTCGCCTATTGTTTATCAGAAGATAGAGAACATCATTCCCGAAGTATTTGAGAAGGGGGAAACGCCATTAATATTGGTTTTAGATAGTATCACCGATGTGCGGAACATGGGCGCCATTGCCCGTACTGCCGAATGTGCCGGTGTGCACGCCATTGTGATCCCGGCCAAAGGTTCAGCGCAGATAAATCCTGATGCCATTAAAACCTCGGCAGGGGCATTATACAAAATCCCTGTTTGCCGGCATGATAATTTTATGCAAACTGTACGCTTCCTCCAGGAATCGGGCTTGCAACTGGTTTGCTGCACCGAAAAAACACAGGAAAATATTTATGCGCCAGATTATACCGTACCTACGGCCATCGTCATGGGATCGGAAGAGGATGGGATCCGCAACGAGATCATAAGGATCTCCGACCACCTGGCCAAAATTCCTATGTTTGGCGAAATTGAATCGTTGAATGTATCTGTATCAACCGGGGTGATTTTGTATGAGGCGGTGAGGCAGAGAGGAGTTAATTAG
- a CDS encoding ThuA domain-containing protein codes for MKKLITICLLIGTSITQVLAKDKVLVFCKTAGFHHNSIAVGVPAIIKLGQENNFDVDSTTDAARFTMDNLKQYKAVIFLNTTGDVLNDTQQAAFEKYIRSGGGFVGVHSATDTEYNWSWYGKLVGAYFKNHPSKQQEAVLNVVDRNFIATKHLPETWKRLDEWYNYKWIGNDLHVLIKIDEKSYTGGENGENHPMAWYHNFDGGRAFYTELGHTDASYSEPLYLKHLLGGIKYAMGWKK; via the coding sequence ATGAAAAAACTAATCACCATTTGCCTTTTAATAGGAACTTCAATAACCCAGGTACTTGCTAAAGATAAAGTACTGGTATTTTGTAAAACCGCGGGGTTTCACCATAACTCCATAGCGGTAGGTGTGCCTGCAATAATTAAACTCGGGCAGGAGAATAATTTTGATGTAGACAGCACCACTGATGCCGCGAGGTTTACCATGGATAATTTAAAACAATATAAGGCGGTAATATTTTTAAACACCACCGGCGATGTTTTAAACGACACCCAGCAAGCCGCTTTTGAAAAATACATCCGGTCGGGCGGTGGTTTTGTTGGTGTGCATTCGGCAACTGACACGGAATACAACTGGTCATGGTACGGCAAGCTGGTTGGCGCTTATTTTAAAAATCACCCGAGCAAGCAACAGGAAGCTGTATTAAATGTGGTTGACCGCAATTTTATCGCAACCAAACACTTGCCAGAAACCTGGAAACGCCTTGACGAGTGGTATAACTACAAATGGATTGGTAATGACCTGCACGTGCTGATCAAGATTGACGAAAAAAGCTACACAGGCGGCGAAAACGGTGAGAATCACCCAATGGCCTGGTATCACAATTTTGATGGTGGCAGGGCCTTTTATACCGAGCTTGGGCATACTGATGCGTCATATTCGGAGCCTTTGTATTTGAAACATCTTTTAGGTGGAATTAAGTACGCGATGGGTTGGAAGAAATAG
- a CDS encoding GMC family oxidoreductase, which produces MPLSNVNGKAKANNTYDAIVIGSGISGGWAAKELSELGLKTIMLERGRNFEHIKDYKTANQDPWDRHHAGSPTQAQRKQRPVISRNWGATEPIMDYWTDEQAAPYTEIKPFNWWRSYQLGGRSILWGRQSYRWSDFDFEANAEDGWAIDWPIRYKDLAPWYDHVEKFAGISGSLEGLPQLPDGHYLPPMDMNWVEKDVAARIKKNYNGTRHMIIGRTANLTAPVPGRTQCQFRNRCWEGCPFGGYFSTQSSTLPAALATGNLTVRPYSIVTKILYDKDTKKAKGVEVLDAETNQTYEYYSKIVFVNASALNSAWVLMNSATEIWPDGLGSSSGELGHNIMDHHYNLGASGLVEGFEDKYYYGRRANGIYIVRFANLFDDKRDYLRGFGYQGAASRMGWSREIAEYNIGAQYKDALTEPGPWTIGIGGFGELLPYHENKITLDKTRKDKWGLPILAMDAEIKENEKKMRFDIVREAKAMLESAGVKNIETHDRGHNVGDGIHEMGTARMGRDPKTSVLNGNNQVWDAKNVFVTDGAAMTSSACQNPSLTYMAMTARAAHFAVDELKKGNL; this is translated from the coding sequence ATGCCATTAAGTAATGTAAACGGCAAGGCTAAGGCTAATAATACCTATGATGCCATTGTAATAGGCTCGGGTATCAGCGGCGGCTGGGCGGCAAAAGAGTTATCCGAACTTGGCTTAAAAACCATTATGCTTGAACGGGGCCGAAATTTTGAACACATTAAAGATTACAAAACCGCCAATCAGGATCCATGGGACCGCCATCATGCCGGTTCGCCAACCCAGGCCCAGCGTAAGCAGCGCCCGGTGATCTCACGTAACTGGGGAGCTACCGAACCTATTATGGATTACTGGACTGATGAACAGGCCGCACCTTACACCGAGATTAAACCGTTTAACTGGTGGCGCTCATACCAGCTTGGCGGCCGCTCCATTTTATGGGGAAGGCAAAGCTATCGCTGGAGCGATTTTGATTTTGAAGCAAATGCTGAGGACGGCTGGGCTATTGACTGGCCTATCCGATATAAAGACCTTGCACCCTGGTATGATCATGTGGAGAAATTTGCTGGTATCAGTGGTTCGCTTGAAGGTTTGCCGCAATTGCCCGATGGACATTATTTACCGCCAATGGATATGAACTGGGTGGAGAAAGATGTGGCTGCCCGGATCAAAAAGAACTACAATGGTACAAGGCACATGATCATTGGCCGCACAGCTAATTTAACTGCGCCTGTTCCGGGGCGTACTCAATGCCAGTTCAGGAACAGGTGCTGGGAAGGATGTCCTTTTGGCGGATACTTTAGCACGCAGTCTTCTACTTTGCCTGCTGCTTTGGCAACTGGTAATTTAACGGTGAGGCCGTATTCTATCGTTACTAAAATATTGTATGATAAGGATACTAAAAAAGCCAAAGGGGTAGAGGTTCTTGATGCCGAAACTAACCAAACTTATGAGTATTATTCAAAGATAGTTTTCGTGAATGCTTCGGCACTGAACAGTGCCTGGGTGTTGATGAATTCGGCTACCGAAATTTGGCCTGATGGACTGGGCAGCAGCAGTGGTGAGCTTGGTCATAATATTATGGATCATCATTATAATCTGGGTGCAAGCGGATTGGTTGAAGGTTTTGAAGATAAATACTATTACGGCCGTCGGGCTAACGGTATTTATATTGTACGCTTTGCCAACCTGTTTGATGATAAACGCGATTATCTGCGTGGTTTTGGCTACCAGGGAGCGGCAAGCCGTATGGGATGGAGCCGTGAAATTGCCGAATACAATATCGGAGCTCAATATAAAGATGCGCTTACTGAACCTGGCCCATGGACAATTGGTATAGGCGGGTTCGGCGAACTGCTGCCTTATCACGAAAATAAAATCACCCTTGATAAAACCCGCAAGGACAAATGGGGGTTGCCTATTTTAGCGATGGATGCCGAGATCAAGGAGAACGAAAAGAAAATGCGTTTCGATATTGTGAGGGAAGCTAAAGCCATGCTTGAAAGTGCCGGAGTTAAAAATATTGAGACCCATGACCGTGGCCACAATGTTGGCGATGGTATTCATGAAATGGGGACCGCACGAATGGGACGTGATCCTAAAACTTCGGTATTGAATGGCAACAACCAGGTATGGGATGCCAAAAACGTTTTTGTTACCGACGGTGCCGCTATGACCTCATCAGCATGTCAAAATCCATCATTAACATATATGGCCATGACGGCCCGCGCCGCTCATTTTGCTGTAGATGAATTGAAGAAGGGAAATTTATAA